The genomic stretch CAGCGAATGGGCTTAACCCGGTGATCCCTGTGCTCGACCAGGTGGCCGAGGCGGTCTTCGTCCACGGTCTGGCGTCGCCGGAAGGCGCCCGCAAAGAAGCGCGCCAGGCGCTCGTCAAAACCGGTTTTCCCTCCCGGCGGCAGAATGCCTACCCCCATCAATTGAGCGGCGGCCAGCGGCAGCAGGTGATGCTGGCGATGGCGCTGGTCAATAACCCTGATTTTTTGATTTTAGATGAGCCGACTGCTTCCCTCGATCCCATCACCCGTAGCGAGATCCTTGACTGCCTGAAAGGGTTGCAGCGGGAGCGGGCGATGCTGGTCATCACCCATGACCTGGCTACGGCGTCGGCCCTCTGTCAACGGGTGGCGGTGATGTACCGGGGACGGATCGTCGAGGAAGGAGCCCTTTCCGATGTCTTTTCCAGACCGGGTCACCCCTATAGCCGGGCGTTGCTCCGGGCTTATCCCAATATGACGACGACGAAGGACATTCAGGGAATCCGCGATGAATGGGAGGCAATGCTGCTATCTTCCCCGGCGGAGGGATATGCCGAAGCGACGCAGGGGGCGAGTCGGCCGCGCCTGCTGCGGGGCTGCGCCTTTCGACCTCGCTGCACCCAGGCGGTGGACCGCTGCGCGACGGAAAGTCCGGCCCTTCAAGGGCGGGAAGGCCGCAAAATCGCTTGTCACCGGGGCGGTGTTATTCCCTTGATCCGCGTCGAAGGTCTCAGCAAGTCCTTCGGTTCTGTCACAGCCGTGGCGGGGCTGTCCTTTTCCTTGGCCGAAGGGGAAACGCTGGCGATTGTCGGTCAGAGCGGATCAGGGAAAAGCACCATCGCCCGGTTGATCATGGGTTTGGAAAAAGCGGAGGCAGGACAGCTTTTTTTTGAAGAGGCGCCGGTCAGCGCGCGGGGAAAGGATTTTTACCGGAAGGCGCAACTGATTTTTCAGCATCCGCAAGATGCCGTCAGCCACCGCATGACAGTGAGGGAGGCCCTTCTCGAACCGCTCGTCATCCAGGGGCTGGGCAGTAGGGAGGAGCGGGAAGAGCGGATCAAAAAAGCCCTTGTCGAAGTGGGCTTTTTCCCCTCAGAAGCCCTTCTTTCCGCCTATGTTCACTACCTCAGTGGCGGGGAGGCCCAGCGCCTGGTTATCGCCCGAGCGCTGATCCTGAATCCCAAACTGCTGATCGCCGATGAACCCACGTCGGCCCTGGATACTCTGGCTCAGGCGCGTATCTTGAAACTGCTCATGCACCTGCAGGAGCAGCGTGGGTTGGCCATGATCTTTATCACCCATGACCTGGCGCTGGCCCGGAAAGTCAGTGACCGCATCCTGGTGCTTCAAGAAGGGCAGGTGGTGGAGGAGGGGCTGTCCTGGCAGGTGACAGGCATGCCACAGATGCCCTATACGCAGCGCCTGATCGCGGCGGCGCCACGGTTGTTGTAACGAGTGGTCGCGAAAAAGGGAGGAGGGCAGGAGGGAATCAGGCTTTTTCGTCGTACAGTCTAGTAGATGGCAGCAAGACTCCTTCGGTCTGCAGGTACTATGCAAGATCTGCCCCTTGCCGCCTTCGGCCTGCAGAGATCTCTTCGGCCTGCAGAGATCCCATCGGCCTGCGGAGAACCCTTCGGAGGGGACGGTCCCTCAAGTCGCGGGTCAATGAAACAGGAGTGTCAAAGTGGTGATAAAATGCCATGAAGAGAGGAAAGGAAAAGGTTTGGCTCAGCTAGGCTTTGAGGTGACCTTTTGGGGGGTAAGGGGTTCCTTGCCCGTGCCGGGACCATTGACGACTCAATACGGCGGCAACACCGCCTGCGTCCAGGTGCGGATCGGTGAGCGCGACTTTATCATTGATGCGGGATCCGGTCTCTACCATTTGGGACAGGCCTTGCTCAAAAACAACAGCGGACCGATCCGGGGCGCCTTTCTCATCTCTCACATCCACTGGGATCACATCCAGGGCTTTCCCTTCTTTGGGCCTGCTTTCGCTGACCAAAACCGCTTCGCCCTCTATGGTCAGGCGAAGTTGGGACGCACCTTTGCCGATCTGTTTCGGGGGCAGATGCAGCCCCCGTATTTTCCAGTCCTCTTGGAAGCGATGGGGGCGCAACTGGATTTTCACGACCTGTCCGGCGGCGAAGTGCTTGACTTTGACGATGGGATCACTGTGCGGACGGTCTTGACCAACCACCCCGATGGCTGCCTTGCTTACCGGATTGAGCAGGGCGGCCGTTCTTGCTGTTATCTGAGCGACACGGAACACTGCGCCTCGGTAGACCCGGTGCTGAAAGCTTTCATCGCCGGCGCTGACTTGGTCATCTACGACGCCTGTTACACTGATGAGGAATACAAGGGTGAAGGGTTGCAACCGTCTCGGAAGGGCTGGGGGCATTCTACCTGGCAAGAAGGCGTCAAACTGATGCAGGCGGCTGGGGCCAAGACCTTAGTCCTCTTCCATCATGCCGTTGAACGAACCGACGCCGATATGCAGCGGATCGAAGAAATGGCGAAGGCAGCCTACCCCGATTGTCTGGCGGCGCGGGAAGGGATGACGATCCGCCTGTAGCGATCACCTGCCAGCGAAGCCGGGAACAGGGCGGAGGAAGATACTGACGCCTTGACAGCTTTTTTCGACCATGCTAAGATGACTCCAGGTTTATCACAAGTTCATAGAGATGCCTCATCTCCATCGAGGTGAGGTAGAGGCGCGGTTATCAAGAGTAGCTCCGGGAAGGTCCAACGGCATGGACAGCGCACCGGAGGGAAAGGGATCGCCGCCGAAGTTCGGGTTTGCCACACCTGGGCTGGGTCTGCAGTGAAGAACTGCAGGACTGTCACCGTCGGAACATTCCCACTCCTGAATCGGCCTATTTCGCTCGATGACGGAGGTTTCACGGTGGAGCGCTATCTTACGAGATGATTGGGAATCGGAGAGCGGCATTCGCAGGCGTTGACACTAACCGCCGCCGGGAATGACCCCGGCGGTTTTTGTTTTGCCACGAATAAATGCCATTCAATTCCAAACGGCCATATAAAGAAATTAAGCACATTGTGATGAGGGGAGTCGGCAACATTGAAACTACATGGAACTGCTACCATCAACGAACGGGGAAATCTGGCCATCGGAGGCTGTGATGCCACAGACTTGATCAAGGAGTTTGGCAGCCCCTTGTATGTGATGGATGAAGCCCATCTGCGGGAAAACTGTCGGAAGTACTATCAGGCTTTCAGCGCCTCCGGCGCCGGCGAGGTGCTCTTCGCCTCGAAAGCCTTCATGACCATGGCCATGTGCCGCCTGGTGGAGCAGGAAGGGCTGGGGCTCGACGTCGTCTCCGGCGGCGAACTGTACACGGCCCGTCGCGCCGGCTTTCCCATGGAAAAGGTCTATTTTCACGGCAACAATAAGACGCCGGCTGAGCTGCGGCAGGCGATCGAATACGGTGTCGGCCATATCGTCGTCGACAACCTCTATGAAGCTGACTTGCTGAATGCTATCGCCGGTGAGACGGGCGCTCTGGTGCGGGTGCTCCTTCGCATCACCCCGGGCATCGACTGCCATACCCATGAGTTCGTCCGCACCGGCCAGATCGATTCCAAGTTCGGCTTCACCCTGCCTACCGGTCAGGCCCTTGCCGGTGTGAAAGCCGTCCTGGAGCGCGGCAACCTGATTTACGACGGCCTCCACTGCCACATCGGCTCTCAGATCTTCGAGTTGGAATCCTTCGGCTACGCCGCCGAGGTGATGATGACCTTCATTGACGAGATCCGCCGGGAGACGGGCGTCGAAACGGCTATCCTCAACCTGGGCGGCGGCTTCGGTATCCGCTACACCGAGGCCGACACCCCTGGCGACGTGGCCGAATACGCCCGCATCGTGCTCTCTGCCGTCGCCTTGGAGGCGGAAAAGCGCGGCCTGCCCACACCGAAGGTCCTCGTCGAGCCGGGCCGCTCTATCGTCGCCACGGCGGGCACGACCCTCTACACGGTCGGCTCGGTTAAGGAGATCATCGGCGTCCGCAAGTATGTCGCCGTCGACGGCGGCATGACCGACAACCCCCGTCCGGCCCTCTACGGCTCCCGCTATGAATCGATGCTGGCCAACAAGGCCACCCAAGAGCCCGAAGAGGTCGTCTCTGTCACCGGTAAGTGCTGCGAATCGGGCGACATGCTCCTCTGGGACGTGTCCCTGCCCAAAGTCGAGTCCGGCGATATCCTCGCCGTCTCCTGCACCGGCGCCTACAACTACACCATGTCCATGAACTACAACCGCATCGGTCGCCCTGCCGTGGTCTTTGTCCGCGATGGCAAGGCGGCGGTCGTCGTCGAACGGGAGAGCCTCGATGATCTGATCCGCAACGACCGGATCCCTCCGTACCTGCAACGGTAGAACGAACCGGTCCGATCCGCAAGCGGCGAATCCCCCTTGGTAAAGGCTGCGCCCACAATGATGCGGCGCGATTCAGTGACCATCGCTGTTTGACGGGTACCGACGAAAGGTGGTGAAGCACATGTCGGAAAAGTTCTACGAGATGATGATCGAACAGATGAATCAGTCCCAGAATCCCCAAGCGGTACGCTCGGGAACCGACGATGCCGCTGACACCACGCCGGAAAAAAGCGGCCGGTAATCGAAGGATGTATTGAATCAAAACGGTGATAAAAGCGGTGGCGCTGATGCCGCCGTTTTTTTTATTCCGGAAGGGCCTCCATCCTCAGCAAAAGGGCAAGAAGTGGAAAGAATCAAAGCGCCTATGCTATAATGTACGTTATGAGATGAGCAAGGAGGCGGACAACGGTGGAGATCATCCTCACACACAACAATACCGATTTCGACGGCCTGGCCGCGTCTTTTGCCGCCTCCAAGCTCTATCCACGGGCGATCCCGGTCCTCGCAGGCAAATTGAGCGCCAATGTACAGGAGTTCATGGCGCTGCATAAAGATACACTGGGATTCAAGACGATCAAGGACATCCCGTCCCAGCAGGTGA from Heliomicrobium modesticaldum Ice1 encodes the following:
- a CDS encoding ABC transporter ATP-binding protein; this encodes MKICIRDVQVCFGGKEIIGGVDLDIARGESVAVIGESGAGKTTLALSLMGLSEGEKAGAIVVEGLPFGEAETDLLRLSEEKWRELRGRHFAMVFQNTANGLNPVIPVLDQVAEAVFVHGLASPEGARKEARQALVKTGFPSRRQNAYPHQLSGGQRQQVMLAMALVNNPDFLILDEPTASLDPITRSEILDCLKGLQRERAMLVITHDLATASALCQRVAVMYRGRIVEEGALSDVFSRPGHPYSRALLRAYPNMTTTKDIQGIRDEWEAMLLSSPAEGYAEATQGASRPRLLRGCAFRPRCTQAVDRCATESPALQGREGRKIACHRGGVIPLIRVEGLSKSFGSVTAVAGLSFSLAEGETLAIVGQSGSGKSTIARLIMGLEKAEAGQLFFEEAPVSARGKDFYRKAQLIFQHPQDAVSHRMTVREALLEPLVIQGLGSREEREERIKKALVEVGFFPSEALLSAYVHYLSGGEAQRLVIARALILNPKLLIADEPTSALDTLAQARILKLLMHLQEQRGLAMIFITHDLALARKVSDRILVLQEGQVVEEGLSWQVTGMPQMPYTQRLIAAAPRLL
- a CDS encoding MBL fold metallo-hydrolase, which gives rise to MPGPLTTQYGGNTACVQVRIGERDFIIDAGSGLYHLGQALLKNNSGPIRGAFLISHIHWDHIQGFPFFGPAFADQNRFALYGQAKLGRTFADLFRGQMQPPYFPVLLEAMGAQLDFHDLSGGEVLDFDDGITVRTVLTNHPDGCLAYRIEQGGRSCCYLSDTEHCASVDPVLKAFIAGADLVIYDACYTDEEYKGEGLQPSRKGWGHSTWQEGVKLMQAAGAKTLVLFHHAVERTDADMQRIEEMAKAAYPDCLAAREGMTIRL
- the lysA gene encoding diaminopimelate decarboxylase — its product is MKLHGTATINERGNLAIGGCDATDLIKEFGSPLYVMDEAHLRENCRKYYQAFSASGAGEVLFASKAFMTMAMCRLVEQEGLGLDVVSGGELYTARRAGFPMEKVYFHGNNKTPAELRQAIEYGVGHIVVDNLYEADLLNAIAGETGALVRVLLRITPGIDCHTHEFVRTGQIDSKFGFTLPTGQALAGVKAVLERGNLIYDGLHCHIGSQIFELESFGYAAEVMMTFIDEIRRETGVETAILNLGGGFGIRYTEADTPGDVAEYARIVLSAVALEAEKRGLPTPKVLVEPGRSIVATAGTTLYTVGSVKEIIGVRKYVAVDGGMTDNPRPALYGSRYESMLANKATQEPEEVVSVTGKCCESGDMLLWDVSLPKVESGDILAVSCTGAYNYTMSMNYNRIGRPAVVFVRDGKAAVVVERESLDDLIRNDRIPPYLQR